A single genomic interval of Flavihumibacter rivuli harbors:
- a CDS encoding S41 family peptidase: protein MSRYLLILATCLFIGSLSVSAQVPDSVKTFVDSALNLMEQRSIYSANVNWAEMRSNVYKEIAGSKSYQDAYPSLIKAFNALGDKHGWLVFEDKDYRNPDYHFDTTRINPDIKAAAAKGPKVYAGLIDNHYAYVSIPFFGGQSAEAMQGFAQKIQDSLCANIKPNTKGVIVDLRLNGGGNMFPMISGLGNLLGDGIISMTRNNKGDTTGKTMVKGNSVIAFDTTLTSCNRKCGDLSRLPVAVIIGPVTGSSGEALALAFKGRPAAVLVGEPTAGFVTANQGWYLPGKDNGIVLAVDFMTDRTGKQYMEDVQPDIRVVGGDNFFNWKKDGKIKAAIDWMKKSR from the coding sequence ATGTCCCGATATCTACTTATCCTGGCAACCTGCCTGTTCATTGGAAGTTTATCTGTCTCCGCACAGGTACCCGATAGCGTCAAGACCTTTGTGGATAGCGCATTGAACCTGATGGAGCAAAGATCCATTTACTCCGCTAACGTAAACTGGGCAGAGATGCGCAGCAATGTTTACAAGGAAATTGCAGGCAGCAAATCCTACCAGGACGCCTACCCTTCCCTCATCAAAGCATTCAATGCATTGGGGGATAAACATGGATGGCTGGTCTTCGAAGACAAGGACTACCGCAACCCTGATTATCATTTTGACACCACCAGGATAAATCCCGATATCAAAGCAGCAGCAGCAAAAGGACCAAAAGTTTATGCCGGCCTGATCGACAACCATTATGCCTATGTCAGCATCCCCTTCTTTGGCGGACAATCAGCAGAGGCCATGCAGGGATTCGCACAAAAGATCCAGGACTCATTATGTGCCAATATCAAGCCCAACACCAAAGGAGTTATCGTTGACCTCAGGCTCAATGGTGGAGGGAATATGTTCCCCATGATCAGCGGACTTGGCAACCTGCTGGGTGATGGCATCATTTCCATGACCAGGAACAATAAGGGAGACACAACAGGAAAGACAATGGTGAAAGGAAATTCCGTCATCGCCTTTGACACTACATTAACCAGTTGCAACAGGAAATGCGGCGACCTTTCCAGGCTACCAGTAGCCGTTATCATCGGGCCTGTTACAGGAAGTTCAGGGGAGGCATTGGCACTGGCATTCAAAGGCCGGCCGGCAGCAGTTTTGGTCGGTGAGCCTACAGCAGGATTTGTTACGGCCAACCAGGGCTGGTACCTGCCCGGCAAGGACAATGGGATAGTGCTGGCAGTTGATTTCATGACCGACAGGACAGGAAAACAATACATGGAGGATGTTCAACCCGATATCAGGGTTGTCGGAGGGGACAACTTCTTTAATTGGAAAAAAGACGGGAAAATAAAAGCGGCAATAGACTGGATGAAGAAATCGCGCTAA
- a CDS encoding methyltransferase RsmF C-terminal domain-like protein, whose protein sequence is MSLPSSFIRSIGDAPGFDQESFCKVHDSGEQVVSIRMNPARISLSGKEGDESAIPSGLSFRLQERVPWSGMGYYLAERPSFTFDPLFHAGAYYVQEASSMFLEQAIRQCVDLDQPLTVLDLCAAPGGKSTHLLSLIGPDSVLVSNEVIRARASILEENITKWGSANVVVTNNDPRDFSGLEGLFDVIVVDAPCSGSGMFRKDPDTIADWSESNVALCSQRQQRILADVWPALKEGGILVYSTCSYSVAEDEAIADWLLENFEAVSIGLQVSSKWNIVETNSSGKGAKGYRFYPDKVKGEGFFITVFRKEGHTTQSFPSRNKKVKWEKLGKSGSSLVAPWLSNKGLSLLDWNGHILAMPAQVEGLLPSLQQLFIKKAGVMVGKLAGKDLVPDHPLALSTILSKELPVIAVDKDQAIAYLRRDDLHIAPGIKGWALVQYEGLSLGWVKALPNRLNNYYPKEWRILKQPGQ, encoded by the coding sequence TTGTCCTTACCGTCATCATTCATTCGGTCCATTGGGGATGCTCCTGGATTTGACCAGGAGAGCTTTTGTAAAGTACATGATTCAGGGGAGCAGGTAGTCTCCATAAGGATGAATCCTGCCAGGATTTCCTTGTCGGGAAAAGAAGGGGACGAATCTGCTATACCTTCCGGTCTTTCCTTCCGGTTGCAGGAGAGGGTCCCTTGGTCAGGTATGGGCTATTACCTTGCCGAAAGGCCTTCCTTTACTTTCGATCCCTTGTTCCATGCGGGGGCCTATTATGTACAGGAAGCGTCCAGCATGTTCCTGGAACAGGCCATCCGTCAATGCGTTGATCTGGACCAGCCCCTGACCGTTCTTGACCTGTGTGCAGCACCCGGGGGCAAATCCACCCATTTGCTTTCCCTGATCGGCCCGGATAGTGTATTGGTCAGTAATGAAGTGATCAGGGCCAGGGCGTCCATATTGGAGGAGAACATTACCAAATGGGGGAGTGCTAATGTGGTGGTCACCAATAATGACCCCAGGGATTTCTCCGGCCTGGAAGGACTTTTTGATGTGATCGTGGTGGATGCGCCTTGCAGCGGAAGTGGCATGTTCAGGAAGGATCCCGATACCATTGCCGATTGGAGTGAGTCAAATGTTGCCTTATGCAGCCAGCGCCAGCAAAGGATCCTGGCGGATGTATGGCCTGCCCTGAAGGAAGGTGGTATATTGGTGTATTCCACTTGTTCCTATTCAGTAGCAGAAGATGAAGCCATTGCGGATTGGTTGCTGGAGAATTTCGAGGCCGTATCCATTGGACTACAGGTAAGCAGCAAATGGAATATTGTTGAGACAAATTCATCGGGGAAGGGGGCGAAAGGGTATCGATTCTATCCCGATAAAGTGAAAGGCGAAGGGTTCTTCATTACCGTATTCAGGAAGGAAGGACATACAACACAGTCATTCCCTTCCCGGAATAAAAAAGTAAAATGGGAAAAACTGGGCAAGTCAGGATCGTCCCTGGTAGCGCCATGGCTGTCCAATAAGGGGCTTTCCTTATTGGACTGGAACGGTCATATCCTGGCTATGCCTGCACAGGTAGAAGGTTTGCTTCCTTCCCTGCAGCAACTATTCATTAAAAAGGCAGGCGTGATGGTGGGCAAACTGGCCGGTAAGGACCTTGTTCCGGATCATCCATTGGCCTTAAGTACTATACTGTCGAAGGAATTGCCTGTCATTGCAGTAGACAAGGACCAGGCCATTGCCTACCTGCGCAGGGACGACCTTCACATTGCCCCCGGCATCAAGGGATGGGCATTGGTGCAATATGAAGGATTGTCGCTTGGCTGGGTGAAGGCATTGCCCAACAGGCTCAATAATTACTATCCCAAAGAGTGGCGGATACTGAAACAGCCCGGTCAGTAA
- a CDS encoding LysM peptidoglycan-binding domain-containing protein, with product MQRKPILWLFGLLFSLSLKAQPNLEIQGVSPSLYVVHVVQPKETWYSLGRLYNISPKELAPYNNADLSKGVSIGQVVRVPLNSTNFSQDGQKATDEALVPVYHKVAEKEWMYRISTNYNKVPIENLENWNKIKRDQVKAGMTLVVGYLKVKRELSALAGQAATGVPVAVTAQPKAPVEPPKEEKPITTPKQEPATGAKPAPAPVLTKQDPPKQAGDNRPTSIDYKGGYFKSQFENSGKSNKGAANIFRSTSGWNDGKYYALMDNVPVGTIVQVVNTANNKFIYAKVLGTLSDIRENAGLVIRLSNAGAAELGAGEARFAAEVRY from the coding sequence ATGCAACGAAAGCCGATTTTGTGGTTGTTTGGCCTGTTGTTCAGCTTATCCCTTAAAGCCCAGCCTAACCTTGAGATACAGGGTGTTTCCCCTTCTTTATATGTGGTACATGTGGTGCAACCCAAAGAGACCTGGTATAGCCTGGGGAGGTTGTATAATATCAGTCCCAAGGAATTGGCCCCTTACAATAATGCCGACCTTTCCAAGGGGGTTAGCATTGGCCAGGTAGTACGTGTGCCATTGAACAGCACTAATTTTTCCCAGGATGGCCAGAAGGCCACCGATGAAGCATTGGTGCCTGTTTACCATAAAGTAGCTGAGAAGGAATGGATGTACAGGATCAGCACCAATTACAATAAAGTGCCGATAGAAAACCTTGAGAACTGGAACAAGATCAAGCGCGACCAGGTGAAGGCGGGAATGACATTGGTGGTAGGTTACCTGAAAGTAAAGCGTGAATTGTCAGCCCTGGCCGGCCAGGCAGCAACCGGTGTGCCGGTGGCCGTAACTGCACAACCCAAGGCGCCGGTTGAGCCACCGAAGGAAGAGAAGCCGATCACTACCCCAAAGCAGGAACCTGCAACAGGGGCCAAGCCTGCACCGGCACCAGTGTTGACCAAGCAGGATCCGCCTAAGCAGGCAGGTGATAACAGGCCAACATCCATTGATTATAAAGGTGGATATTTCAAATCCCAGTTCGAGAATTCCGGAAAGTCAAACAAGGGTGCAGCCAATATCTTCCGCAGCACGAGCGGATGGAATGATGGCAAATATTATGCTTTGATGGATAATGTGCCGGTAGGTACCATTGTACAGGTGGTGAATACTGCTAACAATAAATTCATCTATGCAAAAGTATTGGGTACGCTTTCGGATATCAGGGAGAATGCAGGGCTGGTGATACGATTAAGTAATGCAGGCGCAGCTGAACTAGGAGCTGGTGAAGCCAGGTTTGCAGCAGAAGTGAGATATTGA
- a CDS encoding DUF4382 domain-containing protein, producing the protein MKTKHLFACAVLSLAALAFTSCSDNNNTGPDQARLEVRLTDAPNPNIKEVWVDIREIQINTGDTSKWMSLQGIYPGIYNLLELTNGKDTLLADAVIPAGRISQLRLILGSNNYIIMKDGRKEMLSTPSAQQSGLKVQIQSEVSGGVLYRLVLDFDAAKSVVEAGNSGKFNLKPVIRVISFIPSGGIAKGVVAPDTVLTNIYAIKGSDTIASTATDSGRYQFRDIPAGAYAFHYYPTDTTFKSTTRNVSITLGQTTVIDTVKLEKK; encoded by the coding sequence ATGAAAACGAAACATTTGTTTGCTTGTGCTGTACTCAGCCTGGCCGCTCTTGCCTTTACCTCCTGTAGCGACAACAACAACACCGGCCCCGACCAGGCACGCCTGGAAGTGAGGCTAACCGATGCTCCCAATCCCAATATCAAGGAGGTTTGGGTGGACATCAGGGAGATCCAGATCAATACCGGCGACACTTCCAAATGGATGTCCCTGCAAGGGATCTATCCCGGAATATACAACCTGCTGGAACTAACCAATGGTAAGGACACCCTGCTAGCAGATGCTGTTATCCCTGCCGGCAGGATCAGCCAACTCAGGCTAATCCTTGGCAGCAATAACTATATCATCATGAAAGATGGGCGCAAGGAAATGCTGAGCACACCCAGCGCCCAGCAATCAGGCCTCAAAGTGCAGATCCAGTCAGAAGTTTCCGGCGGGGTACTCTACCGCCTGGTCCTTGATTTCGATGCAGCCAAGTCTGTGGTAGAAGCAGGCAACAGCGGAAAGTTCAACCTTAAACCGGTGATCAGGGTAATCTCCTTTATTCCCTCCGGTGGTATCGCCAAGGGAGTGGTAGCACCCGATACCGTGCTGACAAATATTTATGCTATTAAGGGATCGGATACCATTGCCTCTACTGCAACCGATTCCGGCCGCTACCAGTTCAGGGATATCCCTGCAGGAGCCTATGCATTCCACTACTACCCCACTGATACCACCTTTAAATCAACCACCCGCAATGTTTCCATCACCCTTGGCCAGACCACGGTGATCGATACGGTAAAGCTGGAAAAAAAGTGA
- a CDS encoding OmpA family protein, translating into MRKVVLSFALPFLVCSAVTAQELANTPFFGAKAGGNLSRFNLSGNTPQGWASEIKPGFSGGLFTNIPVSKKWAIQPELSFNENGSKIKDAGRDISQRLNYLSIPVSVKYWVSDKFNFLAGPGIDFLLSGNKVVQGVKEKNSDDFIRNNFAFHGGFEYWPSLKWGLAARFIQGINDIRDNEDYEIRNQSYQATINYRFGKKPQPVVIAPPPPPPPADTDKDGINDNDDKCPTVPGVAKYNGCPVPDTDKDGINDENDKCPTVPGIAKYQGCPIPDTDKDGVNDEEDQCPNEAGVARYKGCPIPDKDNDGVNDEEDRCPDLAGPADNGGCPRLEASKFNASAVQFVTGSAALTTAAKKELDKAARILNEQYPQLKVEIGGHTDNTGKAEANQVLSQKRADAVKAYLVKKGVATDRLTTQGFGQDQPVADNATADGRTKNRRVEFKVSQ; encoded by the coding sequence ATGAGAAAAGTTGTACTGAGTTTTGCATTACCCTTCCTGGTTTGTAGTGCCGTAACGGCGCAGGAATTGGCCAATACTCCTTTTTTTGGGGCCAAGGCAGGGGGGAACCTTTCCAGGTTTAATTTATCCGGCAATACCCCACAAGGATGGGCTAGCGAGATAAAACCCGGATTTTCAGGAGGTCTTTTTACCAATATTCCGGTAAGTAAAAAATGGGCTATCCAGCCTGAACTTTCTTTCAATGAAAATGGAAGTAAGATTAAGGATGCGGGCCGCGATATCAGCCAGCGCCTGAATTACCTTTCTATACCCGTTTCAGTTAAATACTGGGTGAGTGACAAATTCAATTTCCTTGCAGGTCCCGGCATTGATTTCCTGCTGAGTGGAAACAAGGTTGTACAGGGGGTTAAGGAAAAGAATTCCGATGATTTCATTCGCAACAACTTTGCCTTCCATGGGGGCTTTGAATATTGGCCATCATTGAAGTGGGGATTGGCTGCACGTTTTATCCAGGGTATTAATGATATCCGTGATAATGAAGATTACGAGATCCGTAACCAGTCATACCAGGCTACCATCAACTACAGGTTTGGGAAGAAGCCACAACCGGTAGTGATTGCCCCACCGCCGCCGCCACCACCTGCTGATACAGATAAGGATGGCATCAACGATAATGATGACAAGTGTCCTACTGTTCCGGGTGTGGCCAAGTACAATGGTTGCCCTGTGCCAGATACAGATAAGGATGGCATCAATGATGAAAATGATAAGTGCCCCACAGTTCCGGGAATCGCCAAGTACCAGGGATGTCCAATTCCTGATACCGATAAGGACGGGGTGAATGATGAAGAAGACCAGTGCCCTAATGAGGCTGGTGTTGCCCGTTACAAAGGTTGCCCGATCCCTGACAAGGATAATGATGGTGTGAACGATGAAGAAGATCGTTGCCCTGACCTTGCCGGACCTGCAGATAATGGTGGCTGTCCAAGGTTGGAAGCTTCCAAGTTCAATGCCAGCGCTGTTCAGTTCGTAACAGGAAGTGCAGCACTTACAACTGCTGCCAAGAAGGAACTGGACAAGGCTGCCCGAATCCTGAACGAGCAATATCCCCAGTTGAAGGTGGAAATTGGCGGTCACACTGATAATACCGGTAAGGCCGAAGCCAACCAGGTATTGAGCCAGAAGCGTGCGGATGCCGTAAAAGCTTACCTGGTGAAAAAAGGTGTTGCTACAGATCGTTTGACCACGCAAGGTTTTGGCCAGGACCAGCCGGTTGCAGATAATGCTACAGCTGATGGCCGTACCAAGAACCGTCGTGTAGAATTCAAGGTTAGCCAGTAA
- a CDS encoding NRAMP family divalent metal transporter encodes MEKQEAKRPQWKKFLKQLGPGLITGASDDDPSGIVTYTQAGARFGPFLLWTALFTYPLMVVVQEMCARIGLVTRHGLAGTIRQYYPKWVLYMVVLISAPSIIMNIGADIAGMGAVANLLFPKIPSYVFSILFTIALLYMTIAWNYHRIATALKWLCISLLAYILIPFLTHTDWPKVIRHTIIPTWKNDTEYWMALVGILGTTISPYLFFWQASMEVEEVNQRHLVVDKRIMLAMESDVRTGMLLTNLVFFFIILAASNVLNNAGIFQVDTVEDAAKALQPLAGNAAYLLFALGVMGTGCLAIPVLGGALSYMIAETFNLEQGLDKKFHEAKGFYGIMAVSLFLGLAMQTLGISPVKALIYTAILYGITAPILIAIILLICNNKNIMGPYTNSRMSNIMGVLTFLLMATAAVALLYYYFH; translated from the coding sequence ATGGAGAAACAAGAGGCTAAAAGACCACAATGGAAAAAGTTCCTGAAGCAACTTGGTCCGGGATTAATAACCGGGGCAAGTGATGATGACCCATCGGGGATCGTCACTTATACCCAGGCAGGAGCCCGCTTCGGTCCCTTTTTATTATGGACAGCCTTGTTCACCTATCCCCTGATGGTAGTGGTACAGGAGATGTGCGCAAGGATCGGCCTGGTCACCAGGCATGGACTGGCAGGTACTATCAGGCAATACTACCCGAAATGGGTACTCTACATGGTGGTACTGATCAGCGCCCCATCAATTATCATGAATATCGGGGCAGATATAGCAGGCATGGGAGCTGTTGCCAACCTGCTTTTTCCCAAGATCCCCTCCTATGTATTCTCCATATTGTTTACGATAGCATTACTGTACATGACTATCGCCTGGAATTACCATAGAATAGCAACAGCCTTGAAATGGCTATGCATCAGCCTGCTTGCCTATATCCTGATCCCTTTCCTGACCCATACCGATTGGCCAAAGGTTATCAGGCACACCATCATCCCTACCTGGAAAAATGACACGGAATACTGGATGGCACTGGTCGGCATCCTGGGCACAACCATATCCCCCTATCTTTTCTTCTGGCAGGCTTCGATGGAAGTGGAAGAGGTCAACCAGCGACACCTGGTAGTGGATAAACGGATCATGCTGGCCATGGAAAGCGATGTACGCACAGGAATGCTGCTCACTAACCTGGTATTCTTCTTTATCATCCTGGCAGCATCCAATGTGTTGAACAATGCAGGTATATTCCAGGTGGATACAGTAGAAGACGCCGCAAAAGCCCTGCAACCATTGGCAGGCAATGCTGCTTACCTGCTTTTTGCCCTGGGAGTGATGGGTACCGGCTGCCTGGCCATCCCTGTCCTGGGGGGCGCCTTGAGTTATATGATCGCCGAGACTTTTAACCTTGAACAGGGATTGGATAAAAAATTCCATGAAGCCAAAGGATTCTATGGCATCATGGCGGTATCCCTATTCCTGGGACTGGCTATGCAAACCCTGGGGATCAGTCCTGTTAAGGCCCTGATCTACACTGCCATTCTTTACGGCATTACAGCACCCATACTGATCGCCATCATCCTGTTAATCTGTAACAACAAAAACATCATGGGACCTTATACCAATAGCAGGATGTCGAATATCATGGGCGTGCTCACCTTCTTACTCATGGCCACTGCTGCAGTTGCCCTCCTGTACTATTATTTTCACTGA
- a CDS encoding peptide ligase PGM1-related protein, with protein MQSPPPVRMEGIPLANMEGKLGFPDLQEKFRKEFPIVFPDEKAEKTVVIIPSLTLDQEILSKINGVVHYEERMLCMLMLLRMPRTHVVYVTSTTIDPVIVDYYLSLLPGITGYHARQRLHLLSCNDASPKSLTEKILDRPRLIERIKTSIPAGHAAHLAFFNVTNFEKELAVRLQLPVYGCDPGLDWIGSKSGGRSVFRDCGAPMPDGMEGLVDRSAVVDALHQLKQRHSNLRKAVIKMEEGFSGEGNAVFTYSEGRVSTIEIRDGLMGNTCPVAPGMSAAQFFDKFDSMGGIVECFVEGETKRSPSVQCRITPTGEVDIISTHDQLLGGNCGQVFLGASFPADRDYAASLAKEARMMAGNLKDKGVLGRFSIDFISVKDDEGLWRHYAIEINLRKGGTTHPFLMLQFLTNGIYAEGEGIYHSATGRDLYYYSSDNLYSPSYIGLTPHDLIDIAMMNGLQYDGSRQQGVMFHLIGALSQYGKLGVVCIGHSPGEAIAYYQRIIEVLEKESGKC; from the coding sequence ATGCAGTCGCCACCACCGGTAAGAATGGAAGGGATTCCCCTGGCCAATATGGAAGGAAAGCTGGGTTTCCCGGACTTGCAGGAAAAGTTCCGCAAGGAGTTCCCGATAGTTTTCCCCGACGAAAAGGCGGAGAAAACAGTGGTGATCATACCCAGTCTTACATTGGACCAGGAGATACTTTCCAAGATCAATGGTGTTGTCCATTATGAAGAAAGGATGTTGTGCATGTTGATGCTGCTGCGTATGCCCAGGACCCATGTGGTGTATGTGACCAGTACTACCATCGATCCTGTTATTGTTGATTATTATTTGTCACTGCTGCCGGGCATAACCGGTTACCACGCACGCCAGCGACTTCATCTGCTATCCTGCAATGATGCTTCCCCCAAGTCCCTCACGGAGAAGATCCTGGATCGGCCAAGGTTGATCGAAAGGATCAAAACATCCATCCCTGCCGGACATGCTGCGCACCTGGCTTTTTTCAATGTCACCAATTTTGAAAAGGAATTGGCAGTAAGGTTGCAGTTGCCGGTATATGGTTGTGACCCCGGCCTTGATTGGATCGGCTCAAAATCGGGCGGCAGGTCCGTTTTCAGGGACTGCGGTGCCCCTATGCCAGATGGGATGGAAGGATTGGTTGACAGGAGTGCAGTAGTTGATGCCTTGCATCAATTGAAGCAGCGCCATTCCAACCTAAGAAAGGCCGTGATCAAAATGGAAGAGGGCTTTTCCGGGGAAGGCAATGCTGTCTTTACCTATAGCGAAGGAAGGGTTTCGACGATTGAAATACGCGATGGTTTGATGGGTAATACCTGTCCAGTTGCACCTGGCATGTCTGCTGCCCAGTTCTTTGATAAGTTTGACAGTATGGGAGGCATAGTGGAATGTTTTGTTGAAGGGGAAACCAAGCGCTCTCCATCTGTTCAATGCAGGATCACCCCAACAGGGGAGGTGGATATCATTTCCACCCATGATCAATTGCTGGGTGGGAATTGCGGCCAGGTATTCCTTGGGGCATCCTTTCCAGCAGACCGGGACTATGCGGCTTCACTTGCCAAAGAAGCCAGGATGATGGCAGGTAACTTAAAGGATAAAGGAGTACTGGGAAGGTTTAGTATTGACTTCATCAGTGTAAAAGATGATGAGGGTTTATGGCGTCATTATGCTATTGAGATCAATTTGCGCAAAGGGGGAACGACCCATCCCTTCCTGATGCTGCAATTCCTGACCAATGGTATTTATGCTGAAGGGGAAGGGATATACCATAGTGCTACAGGCAGGGACTTGTATTATTATAGTTCTGATAACCTGTATTCACCTTCTTATATAGGATTGACACCCCATGACCTGATCGATATTGCCATGATGAATGGCCTGCAGTATGATGGCAGCAGGCAGCAGGGGGTAATGTTCCACCTGATCGGTGCATTGTCACAATACGGCAAACTGGGGGTGGTATGCATTGGCCATAGTCCAGGAGAGGCGATTGCCTATTACCAGCGGATAATAGAGGTGCTGGAGAAAGAATCCGGGAAATGCTGA
- a CDS encoding response regulator transcription factor, with translation MSIMQNQAFPKYKVAIVDDHRLITESLSHLINDIPGFEMICQASNGKELINYLESGKTTPDIVIVDVNMPVMNGIETSRHLTQHYPLIRLLALSMNDDESSVIQMIRAGCKGYLLKDCGQAELQKALTDILERGFYYSDFVTGKLIHNINKEDKQEDTSIKLTEREMEFIKYAASEMTYKEIANTMKLSERTIDGYRESLFEKLQVKSRVGLVLYAVRLGWVNAH, from the coding sequence ATGAGCATCATGCAAAACCAGGCATTTCCCAAATACAAGGTTGCCATAGTTGACGACCACAGGCTTATTACGGAATCGCTTTCGCATTTGATCAATGATATCCCTGGCTTTGAAATGATCTGCCAGGCCAGCAACGGAAAGGAGTTGATCAATTACCTGGAATCGGGGAAAACGACTCCCGATATCGTGATCGTAGATGTGAACATGCCGGTAATGAACGGCATTGAAACATCCCGGCACCTGACCCAGCATTACCCGCTCATACGCCTTCTTGCACTCAGCATGAATGATGATGAAAGTTCTGTTATCCAGATGATCAGGGCGGGCTGTAAAGGTTATTTGTTGAAGGATTGCGGCCAGGCGGAACTGCAGAAAGCCCTTACGGACATCCTGGAACGGGGATTCTATTATTCAGATTTCGTGACCGGGAAACTGATCCATAATATCAACAAGGAAGATAAACAGGAAGATACATCCATCAAGCTAACAGAACGCGAAATGGAATTCATCAAATACGCCGCATCTGAAATGACCTACAAGGAGATCGCCAATACCATGAAGCTGAGTGAAAGGACCATTGACGGTTACAGGGAATCCCTGTTCGAAAAACTCCAGGTCAAAAGCAGGGTTGGCCTGGTATTGTATGCAGTGAGGCTGGGTTGGGTGAATGCCCATTAA
- a CDS encoding sensor histidine kinase, with protein MQSTSYEIIYTLAVAVLIMLALSGFVVYFILISQRRKLRMMQEQQELKEAYEKEILTSQIESRDQTLRDISQEIHDNMGQLLSVARLNMNILEKELSSTPSQKRAEDTNKILADVIKYIRTLSKGLNSDMLATYGLRESIRFELQRIEQSAMIRGILITEGEDFIIDAKKEIVLYRMTQEMLNNILKHANAKSITISMIYTDAAFNLIIKDDGDGFEPNEAKNRGINESGSGLNNLEKRAALVGARLEINSRKGEGTTIHITLPKNG; from the coding sequence ATGCAATCCACTTCCTACGAGATCATCTATACACTCGCCGTTGCAGTATTGATCATGCTTGCACTCAGTGGGTTCGTAGTATACTTTATCCTTATCAGCCAGCGCAGGAAACTTCGGATGATGCAGGAACAGCAGGAGCTGAAGGAAGCCTATGAGAAGGAAATCCTTACCTCACAGATTGAAAGCAGGGACCAGACACTGAGGGATATCAGCCAGGAGATCCATGATAACATGGGTCAATTGCTGAGTGTAGCCCGACTGAACATGAATATCCTCGAAAAAGAACTGTCCAGCACACCTTCCCAGAAAAGAGCGGAAGACACCAATAAGATACTGGCCGATGTCATCAAATACATCAGGACCCTTTCAAAGGGATTGAACTCTGATATGCTGGCCACCTATGGCCTTCGGGAGTCTATCCGTTTCGAGCTCCAGCGGATCGAACAGAGTGCGATGATCAGGGGCATCCTCATTACGGAGGGGGAAGACTTCATTATTGATGCCAAGAAAGAGATCGTTCTCTACAGGATGACACAGGAAATGCTGAACAATATCCTCAAGCATGCCAATGCAAAAAGCATCACTATTTCCATGATCTATACAGATGCTGCATTCAACCTTATCATTAAGGATGATGGCGACGGTTTTGAGCCCAATGAGGCAAAGAACCGCGGCATTAACGAATCAGGATCGGGCCTGAACAACCTTGAAAAAAGGGCAGCGCTGGTTGGCGCCAGGCTTGAGATCAATAGCAGGAAAGGAGAAGGTACCACTATCCATATAACACTACCCAAAAACGGATGA